Part of the Xenopus tropicalis strain Nigerian chromosome 3, UCB_Xtro_10.0, whole genome shotgun sequence genome, GCTATTTAAAGCTATTTGCTTAATTCAACAACTAGGGCAGGTGCTTAATAACTAATCCCATTGAGCGTTGTGCACTCTCCTCGCACCAACCACCATCCCCAATCTGGCCACGGCTATCACGAGCCACTCAAATATTCCGGCTTCACTTAACAACCTGCACTCACCTCACACCGACCGCCACCCCACACATCCCACGGCTATCAAGAGCCACCTATTTGGTTCCCAACCGGTCGCACAAACCCCTTACTCCCGTACCCAGGCAACTCCCTCTACTGCCTGCGGCTATCAAGAGCCACCTATTCTCAATGCGTGCAGCTAGCAGACTGACTAAACTGGCTCCTACGTGTTTGCACCCCCACCTGCCCTACGCATTTCATCATGAAAATGACTTCATCAGGGGAAATCAATGAAACAGTCACGGATCCTCATGTCCTTAAATGGTCAATTAGTAATGACGTATATTGTGTATAAAGCACTATCTAAGCGCCAAAGATTATAATTGCATGCTATTGAATCCCACACATagccaaaaatataaaatgtaatgattaaataataaatgaataaacccaaaaggggtAGAGTGATCGTAATAATAATAGCATGACTGAAGAGAAGATCAAAATCCATATTGTAAATGATCAAACAAGGAGAAGAATAAGGGTAAGTATTCAAAAGAGTTGCTGATAATAAATATACCTTAAAATCAAGGCAAGGGGAGAAATGAAAAGGATCTTCCAAAGGACATTGGTTGAATGCTACTTATCTTACAATGAACGGGGTATAAGTGAAGCCTTCATTGAGACCCAATGGGGTGTTAGTTTGTAGCCTGTATATCCATTGGCACTCCTTTCTCAAGAGGGTTCTATCAATGTCTCCCTTTCTGATACCTAGCTTTACTCTCTCAATACCGAAAAAAGGAAATCTCCCGTACATCTGATTGATGAAAATCTCTGATGTGTCTCGCCAATGGAGTGTGCTTTTTATGTATGATCATACCGATGTGTTCTAAGACCCTTTTTCTAAATTCCCTGAAAGTTTTACCTACATAGAACCTGGGGCAGGTACAGTCTCCAACATAAATCACACCAGATGTCCGACAATTGATAAATTGTCTTATTTCATAAGTCCGTGCGGAGTGTGGACTGCAAAAGACCTTCGTAGGCCTCATATACTGGCAAGCTTCCCAATTATTACACTTATAGGACCCTATAGTTGAGCTCAAGAAGTGTTTCTTTGCAGTTTTGGTTTCAGAGTAATGACTATGTACCAAGATGTCGGAGAGACTCTCGGATCTCCTGGCTACCAAAATAGGTCTGTCTGGTAAAATTTTTGCTAGATCACAGTCACCTTTTAAGACATTCCAGAAATTTCCAAGAATCAAATTTATATTGCCCCATTGGTTATTAAAAGTGCCAATGTACCTGAGCTGTTGAGATTGTTGTGTTATTTCAGTCTTTGTCTCTACACAGAGTGTGTCCCGTTCCACAAAAAGGGCTCTATGGTACACTCTTTTCAAACACCGTTTTGGATATCTTCTTTGTAAGAATCTATTGCATTAATCCAGTGCCTGCTTCTTAAATTCATCAAGACTAGAGCAATTTCTTCTCAGTCTCAGATACTGGCCAACGGGGATGCCTTGCTTTAGAGGTACCGGGTGAAAATGTATCCCTGCAAAAGGAAGGttataaaatgttttccttcAAGGAGCAGATGCATCCATCACCAGGGTAACATGCAGAAGTACCATTCTGGTGGATGAAAGGCATAAAAGATGCAATGTGGAAAGAAGACAAGACTCGGGTTTACAACAGGCATATTCAGTGAGGGGTACATGGTGCAGTCTTGTGATTTCAATCATGTTGCTGGGCCGTGCATCTCAGGGCTGGTTCATCCCCAAAAGTGCAAcgtctggctcgttggtctaggggtatgattctcgcttcgggtgtgagaggtcccgggttcaaatcccagACGAGCCCTAGACATTTAGAATGAGCGGCATCAGTCTGCCACCGACGAGTGATGGGCATGGAAACCCGAGGATCACAAATGGTCAACAGAGGCAAGAACTAGGACAGCTTATATGACCTGGCCTTGCCTTCCCTCGTGCAGTCCTTTGAAATCCTCATGAAAGGAAAGCTGTGCCAGAAGAGCTCTGGTATCCGTAAAGAGTCAAAAGCCCCTCTTTTGGAGGTAGCTGAACAGGCGCTCGGTGTATTTGGAGAGCAGCATGTCATTGGAGAGAAATGGCCAAGCTATTAGGGACCTGCGTGAGACCCATAACGGCATGCTCGGGAAAGCAGACTTTTTGAAAATAAGGCCCGAAGGCTGTTAGCGACAAACACCAGAGTGACATGGGATAGCAGAGCCCACtgctggctcgttggtctaggggtttGGTTCTTGCTTAGGGTGTGAGAGGTTCTAGGTTCAAATCCTGGACAAGGCCTGGTTTCTGCAACAATAGCACCATGCAGTTCTGGCCTGTCCATGGATGCTGTCTGTGGACAGCAGTGGTGTCAGTGCTTCCTCTGGTATGGTTAGAGTGGCAACAGTTGCCCTGAGGCCACTTTTGCCCAGCGCTTTCTCAAAACTGCCCTGCAAAGAGCTCTTTGTCATCCCCAAGGCGGCGCAGGGTTTCCATGCTCTTTAGAGTGTTGGAACTCTTGCGGGGTTAATGCCCAGAACTGAGACTTTGCCCCATTCAGTTCTTTCAGCGAGTGAAGAAAAGTTTGAGCCTGATGACCCTCACCATAGAGTCATATATAGATGCACACATGCATAAACACCTCTCTAAGCATATAAGACATGTAGGCTTCATGACATGCTGACTTTTGAAGCTCTGGTTTTTCTGCCAACATGTGAGCAACTCCTTTCATTTCTGTACTTGATTTGAAACTCTGTATTTGGTGATGGGGGGCGTAACCTCCTTTCTTACAGGAAAGCACCTAGACGGCTGACCATGCATATGGCGAAACTAACCAAGATGTAAAAGAGCCAGCTGTGCTCCAGGTGAGGCTTGAACTCACAACCTCGGCATTGCCCAACAGTTACTGCCATATAAGTACTGCGCGCTAACCGATTGTGCCACTGGGGCCTGCCCTGGCTTTGGGGGCCAGGACATTGTTTGATGGGCAGCATGGCACAAATGTAGGTTTGGCAAAGCAGCTGGGCCCAGAGCCAGGCCGCAGGCTCCCAGAacaggctcgttggtctaggggtatgattctcgctttgggTGCGAGAGATCCTGGACGAGCCCAAGGCTTTTTAAGGATACTGCTGGTTTGAAGCGTAAAGGAGCTTAAAGAATATGTTTTTGGAAATTTTGGCCAATTGAACCCAATAAAAGATATGATTTTGTAAAAACCCAGTGCGTTTGTATCCTTCATTCTTTTATCATGTTATATCATGGACTTCTATGAAAGGACCAGATACACCTCAATGTTGGGGGCCCCTCATGGTACATTACAGATGCATCACATGGTGCAGATAGAGAGAAAGGTACAGGGCCCCTTTCCCATCATTTGTAGAGTCTGCTTATAGCTAATTACACTTTTGCCTAAAACATTTTTTCCGTGTGAGTTAATGCAATTGTTTGCATTTCAGGTATTTAGAGATATCTCCATTGTGGCTGGTTGGGTTCGGTTGCACACTGTACCAGAAAGGGGAACCAGTTACTAAATTCAATCTATGACTCAAAGGAAATGGTGCAAGTTATGTTGTTATTCAGTGTAATCAGACCCTTTATATTCACACATTCACCAGAAAGCAATGGACTTGTTCCCACTCCTCTTTTTCGGGGCTCTTCATGGTAAGTGCTTCCATCGCCTTCTTCTCGCTCAGGCTGTGTATTGTACTTTTGGGTAAGACCGAgatgttttgttgcatttggttgGTCTCTAAGGAATTTTCTAGTGTGATGCTGAAGTAGTTATTGGCCTCCTCCTGAATATGAAGACAGTTCCAGAAGAGATTTGTTATATTccatgtttgtatatatgtatatctttattgataaagcgctacttatgtacacaacactgtacagtagaatagattaatataaacagggggttaataagataataatagataaatacaaagtataacaataaatacaagataaatacagctgcaataagttaagagtcgaggacacaagaggatggaggtccctgccccatagagcttacaatctatatgggagggtaacttacagacataaATAGGCTGTAGGTCATGAATTATATGCATGTAACCCTTTCTCGGCCCCAGGGTCggtctgggggtgcagggcccaccgggctgcTGCCAccgggccccacaccccccaaggtgcccctgatGGCCAtgccccctgcagggcccccaccaaTCGCCAGACATCCTCCCCTTAGCacacataagtgaaacgcgtcagggtaGTACATCGGCAGCTGGGAAAGCAGCAACAAGGAtgaggtctgggccaccgggcccaccgggttttttcctgttatcctggcagcccagtccaaccctgctcagCACACTCCATCAGAGCAAGGTCACAATCCATCATACACAGGGCACTCACCTGGGGATGATCCGGAaaacacatacctcccaactagtgatgagcgaatctgttccgtttcgcttcgccgaaaaattcgcgaatctttgaaaagatccgcgaaacggcgaaaaattcgcgaaacggcaaaaatgtcgtgcgacaaaaaaaattgtcgcccgcggctattattttgttgcgcgactattgtttcgtcgagcgcggctcttgtttcgtcgcgcggctcttgtttcgtcgcgcggctcttgtttcgtcgcccgcggctcttgtttcgtcgcgcggctcttgtttcgtcgcccgcggctcttgtttcgtcgcgcggctcttgtttcgtcgcccgcggctcttgtttcgtcgcccgcagctattattttgtcgcacggctattgtttcgtcgcgcgcagctcttgtttcgtctcgtggctcttgtttcgtcgcgcggctcttgtttcgtcgcgcgctattgtttcgtcgcccgcggctattattttgtcgcccgcgactattctttttttgacgccggcgacaatttttggacgtgcggcgaatttttccgcgtcgaaatttttcatccgtttcgcgaaacaatccgccaatggcgaaacgcggaaattcgccgcgaatccatgcctggcgaaacttttcgcccatcactactcccaacatttaaaaaagagAAAGACTGAGTCAAGATTTTGTTTCCCCCTATGTACCACTCCAAAGCCAGTATAATAACtgcaaaactatataaaatagatAACCACATATGTGCCAGTGtaactaaacaaaatatataaaggacatattaactctagacatgccagtatacccactaaataaaatggataacaACAGCAATATTAATCCCCATATAATCACCAAATAAAATGGTTAAAGGGCACAAATagtatgccagtataattactgcagaaaatggatagtGAGCCTGTTTGCCCCAGATGTGTTACTATAAtgactaaaaaaacaaaattactaAATACAGTGGATAAAgggcacattaaccccagacatgccagtataataaagacagaaaataaataatgagcattttaaccccagacattccagtaaaattactatatatactatagatAACATGCATAGGAACTTCAGACATGCTTATGCATATTGTcattaaattaaatgaataaaGGGCATTTTAAGCCTAGACATGCaagtttaattactacagaaaatggataatgagcatagtAACCCCAGATGTTCCAGtataatcattaaataaaatgaataggaATGCTCCAAATTCACTTTATTTTGGATTTGTCCGAACCCTGAATCGTTTGTGACAGATTCGGCCGAATAGCAAACCGAATctggttttggaagggttaaaattttcaacttccgtgtttacatgacaaaaagtcacgtgattttaagaattcggaTTAAGgttcggccaggagtgtggatttcgGCCAAAtatgaatcctgccaaaaaaggccaaatcttgacCAAGatttttcttgaaaatatttcaccaccagtggcttcttcagttcagatgactggtagggaattccccggcatttaaacccttgagggtagtacagtcacagacccccaatcacaatggttctattgaacttattcagttaggtgttggctgaaagtgacaggtgtaagaaggtatgatccagtcacaatggtaccatgattctcattgaggcaggtgttaatcctCCAAAGTACATGCCTGGAAGTGAGAACTGTTGtgcggggtaaggatgtcaaagtggcaagggtttaaatgccggggaattccctaccagttatttgaactgaagaagccatttggatgagtggtgaaacattttcaagaaaagctcagaaaagtccagttgttttagacttaattctactagatactgtatatcatctcatggatgaatgagaatcttcatagacaactaaAATTgttgtgttgttgttgttgtgctgCAGGAGGAATCCATTGTAACCCCTACTGCACCTATCAATATGAATCTGTTGAAGTGTGCGAGGGGGGCAGTGTCACTATCCCCTGTTGGTTCAGTTACCCCAGGAATCAGCGGGAAAGCTCCACTGATGTCAGAATTTATTGGAGAGCATCAACATCCCGAACCTGTGGGAGAAATATAGCCATTTATAATCACACAGAGAACCAGGTCCATGGGGAGTACACAGGGAGAATCAGCCTGGAGGGAAACCCAAAGGAACAGAATGTGGTGTCTCTTCGAATCCAGGGGATCAGGCGCTCAGATGGGCCGATGTTCTGCTGCCGTGTGGAACTACATGGCACAAGCCCAGGAGCAGTGCAAAATATCAATGGGACAGTCCTGAACTTCCAAAGTAAGTGAAGAACCGACTCATGACTTTTTGTCTATGTGCCACCCTGTAGCTCAGAATGTCTGTGACTTTGTCTATTTCCTGCCTACAGATGAATCCAGAGTTGAGCAGCCAGATGCGGTTCCAGCTTTAGTGAATGAAAACCCCATTATACCCTGTTATGTTTTCCCACCACAGGAAATACAGTCAGTAACATGGTGGAGAAGTTCCAGTCGCATCTGTAGTAAGAACCAACATCTAATAACATGGCATAAAATGTTACAATCAGATACATTTACAGGATTCTCACTAATTGACCCACCCAGGGATGTTTCATTGCGTGTAGAGAACCCAGGTTCTGCTACCAGCAAATATTACTGTTGTGAAGTGATAGCAAAAGGAAAAACAATACAAAGACTCCAGGGAACAGAGCTGGTTATAGGTAAGTACACTGACCAACCTTGTCCATTACTGTACTGACAACTGCCCATTAATGTAGATGTACAGAAGTCCTAGTTTGGCTTTCGCTTATTAACGAGGTCAAGCGGGAAAATTATAGATAGAaaatcattagtgatgggcgaaatttgtaggcagacatggattcacagcgaatttccacgtttcccCATTGCCATTTTTTGACGAaacaggcaaaaaaattgtcacctgtgtaAAAA contains:
- the LOC101734769 gene encoding uncharacterized protein LOC101734769, which gives rise to MDLFPLLFFGALHGGIHCNPYCTYQYESVEVCEGGSVTIPCWFSYPRNQRESSTDVRIYWRASTSRTCGRNIAIYNHTENQVHGEYTGRISLEGNPKEQNVVSLRIQGIRRSDGPMFCCRVELHGTSPGAVQNINGTVLNFQNESRVEQPDAVPALVNENPIIPCYVFPPQEIQSVTWWRSSSRICSKNQHLITWHKMLQSDTFTGFSLIDPPRDVSLRVENPGSATSKYYCCEVIAKGKTIQRLQGTELVIASRIRNGLFVNQSNEFTAQTGQSVTINCTFSSTTDPLWEGVFWRAGNETGLFAYHPFQKMVHPTYMDRTELRGKADLHIRNVGPTDDTIYFCFVILRTCENTNNFSTKAKYGQGTRMHVSGPGNQWIVPVVVTLTIFFLVILLLGTLIFLKKRGVFFKSRNSPDNMDLTLTDVPPRGQLNNMESEYENNPDITHGPQESGGVFYAQLNMGALENKHKKKTGGTEPEDSPRILYATVKTANTNDVYSTIQ